A genomic segment from Dietzia psychralcaliphila encodes:
- a CDS encoding amino acid ABC transporter ATP-binding protein, with translation MVRFEKVSKNWGENKVLRELDFTVAKGEKISIIGPSGSGKTTILRVLMTLEYPTSGRVLVEGDELWNTDVARKRPRETKRMRQIRSRIGMVFQQFNLFPHMTALENVMEAPVHVLGKDKATARQEAEELLALVGLADHSAKKPPQLSGGQQQRVAIARAMATKPDIMLFDEPTSALDPELVGEVLKVIRDLANDSTMTMLMVTHEMNFAREISDRVVMFDEGVAVESAPPAQFFDSPGHERTRRFLGAVLGY, from the coding sequence ATGGTCCGCTTCGAGAAGGTCAGCAAGAACTGGGGGGAGAACAAGGTCCTGCGGGAGCTCGACTTCACTGTTGCCAAGGGCGAGAAGATCTCGATCATCGGTCCGTCCGGTTCCGGCAAGACCACGATCCTGCGAGTGCTCATGACCCTCGAGTACCCGACCTCGGGACGCGTCCTGGTCGAGGGCGACGAGTTGTGGAACACCGACGTCGCGAGGAAGAGGCCCCGCGAGACCAAGCGGATGAGGCAGATCCGCAGCCGGATCGGCATGGTGTTCCAGCAGTTCAACCTGTTCCCACACATGACCGCGCTGGAGAACGTCATGGAGGCGCCGGTGCACGTGCTGGGCAAGGACAAGGCGACGGCGCGGCAGGAGGCGGAGGAGCTGCTCGCGCTCGTCGGCCTGGCCGACCATTCAGCCAAGAAGCCGCCGCAGCTGTCCGGTGGCCAGCAACAGCGCGTGGCGATCGCCCGGGCCATGGCCACGAAGCCGGACATCATGCTCTTCGACGAACCCACCTCGGCCCTGGATCCCGAGCTCGTGGGGGAGGTGCTCAAGGTGATCCGGGACCTCGCCAACGACTCGACCATGACGATGCTCATGGTCACCCACGAGATGAACTTCGCCCGGGAGATCTCCGACCGGGTGGTGATGTTCGACGAGGGCGTCGCGGTCGAGTCGGCGCCGCCCGCGCAGTTCTTCGACTCGCCCGGCCACGAGCGCACCCGGAGATTCCTCGGCGCTGTACTGGGGTACTGA
- a CDS encoding GntR family transcriptional regulator — protein sequence MTALGPDPGPEAAAGLEPVVRESTPALIARTLRRAISDGTFPPGTQLGEAALARSLGVSRGPLREAMQRLTQEGLLVSHRNRGLFVADLSAEAVEDMYLLRTTVETAALDRVLDLGLGVVTADALDAAVDAMASLADEPRSEAMVAADLDFHHVLVEAARSPRLSRVHETVLVETSMCLHAMRGTYSDAASRLIEHRAIADAVRAGDPDRARALLVDHMRDGLVRVREGGEAR from the coding sequence ATGACCGCGCTCGGACCGGACCCTGGTCCGGAGGCCGCCGCCGGGCTGGAGCCCGTCGTCCGGGAATCGACCCCCGCGCTCATCGCGCGCACCCTCCGCCGGGCGATCTCGGACGGCACGTTCCCCCCGGGTACGCAGCTCGGGGAGGCCGCGCTGGCGAGGTCGCTCGGCGTGAGCCGCGGGCCGTTGCGGGAGGCCATGCAACGGTTGACGCAGGAGGGGCTGCTCGTCTCACACCGCAACCGGGGACTGTTCGTCGCCGACCTCTCCGCCGAGGCGGTCGAGGACATGTACCTGCTGCGCACGACCGTCGAGACCGCCGCGCTGGACCGGGTGCTCGACCTCGGGCTGGGCGTCGTCACCGCCGACGCGCTCGACGCCGCCGTCGACGCGATGGCCTCCCTCGCCGACGAACCGCGGTCGGAGGCCATGGTCGCCGCGGATCTGGACTTCCACCACGTCCTGGTCGAGGCGGCCCGGAGCCCACGCCTGTCGAGGGTCCACGAGACCGTGCTGGTCGAGACGAGCATGTGCCTGCACGCCATGCGCGGCACCTACTCGGACGCGGCGTCAAGGCTCATCGAACACCGTGCGATCGCCGACGCCGTGCGTGCCGGGGACCCGGATCGGGCCAGGGCGTTGCTGGTCGACCACATGAGGGACGGGCTCGTCCGGGTCCGCGAGGGTGGCGAGGCCCGTTGA
- a CDS encoding WhiB family transcriptional regulator has protein sequence MTTATSRIDERWAWAEYGMCQDVPDLFYNTEDESKSLRRRKETAAKKLCAQCPVIDRCRAHAVAHRELYGVWGGMSESERHRLAGRVRTG, from the coding sequence ATGACGACCGCTACCAGCAGGATCGACGAACGATGGGCATGGGCCGAGTACGGGATGTGCCAGGACGTGCCGGACCTGTTCTACAACACCGAGGACGAGTCGAAGAGCCTGCGTCGACGCAAGGAGACGGCGGCGAAGAAGCTGTGCGCGCAGTGTCCGGTGATCGACAGGTGCCGCGCGCACGCGGTGGCACACCGCGAGCTCTACGGCGTCTGGGGCGGGATGTCGGAGTCCGAGCGGCACCGTCTCGCCGGCCGCGTCCGCACCGGCTGA
- a CDS encoding NAD-dependent succinate-semialdehyde dehydrogenase: MTRSVTDIIAALGTGVHVDGQWSDAASGATFEVVNPATGEVIATVADGGADDAAAAIGCAGRTQASWAAVPARERAEILRRAYELIVDRADELALLMTTEMGKPLAEAKGEVAYGAEFFRWFSEETCRVRGDARRSPDGKTRLMVTHEPVGPCILITPWNFPLAMATRKIGPAIAAGCTMVFKPANLTPLTSLYVVDVLREAGLPDGVLNVVCTTDPGGVVEPWIDSGIARKLSFTGSTPVGRMLLEQCARGVLRTSMELGGNAPFVVCEDADMDTAVGAAMAAKMRNMGEACTSANRILVHRSVLDEFGRRLTEKMSALTVGDGTREGTDVGPLVEEKAVTKVVELVDDAVERGAEVLCGGSRVEGPGYFYPPTVLSGVAADSDLMSTEIFGPVAALIPFDSDDEAVAMANDTEFGLVSYVMTENLDRAMTMSERLQAGMVGINTGIVSNPAAPFGGIKQSGLGREGGLTGIEEFVETKLVAIPVR, encoded by the coding sequence ATGACCCGCTCCGTCACCGACATCATCGCCGCGCTCGGCACCGGCGTCCACGTCGACGGGCAGTGGAGCGATGCCGCCTCCGGCGCCACCTTCGAGGTGGTCAACCCCGCCACCGGCGAGGTAATCGCGACCGTGGCCGACGGAGGAGCCGATGACGCCGCCGCCGCGATCGGGTGCGCGGGCCGCACCCAGGCCTCGTGGGCCGCGGTGCCGGCGCGTGAGCGGGCCGAGATCCTGCGCCGGGCGTATGAGCTGATAGTCGACCGCGCCGACGAGTTGGCGCTGCTCATGACCACGGAGATGGGAAAACCACTGGCCGAGGCGAAGGGGGAGGTGGCGTACGGCGCCGAGTTCTTCCGCTGGTTCTCCGAGGAGACCTGCCGCGTCCGGGGCGACGCCCGCCGCTCGCCTGACGGCAAGACCAGGCTCATGGTGACCCACGAGCCCGTCGGCCCCTGCATCCTCATCACCCCGTGGAACTTCCCCCTGGCCATGGCCACCCGCAAGATCGGCCCGGCCATCGCCGCCGGCTGCACCATGGTGTTCAAACCGGCCAACCTCACCCCCCTGACCTCGTTGTACGTGGTGGACGTCCTGCGCGAGGCCGGACTTCCCGACGGCGTGCTCAACGTGGTGTGCACCACCGACCCGGGCGGTGTGGTGGAGCCGTGGATCGACTCCGGCATCGCCCGCAAGCTGTCCTTCACCGGATCCACACCCGTCGGCCGCATGCTTCTCGAGCAGTGCGCGCGCGGCGTGCTGCGCACATCGATGGAGCTCGGCGGGAACGCGCCGTTCGTGGTGTGCGAGGACGCGGACATGGACACCGCCGTGGGCGCCGCGATGGCAGCCAAGATGCGGAACATGGGCGAGGCCTGCACCTCGGCCAACAGGATCCTCGTGCACCGGTCGGTACTGGACGAGTTCGGACGACGCCTCACCGAGAAGATGTCCGCCCTGACCGTCGGCGACGGCACGCGAGAGGGCACCGACGTGGGCCCGCTCGTCGAGGAGAAGGCCGTGACGAAGGTGGTCGAGCTGGTCGACGACGCCGTGGAGCGCGGCGCCGAGGTGCTGTGCGGCGGTTCGCGCGTCGAGGGCCCCGGATACTTCTACCCACCCACCGTCCTGAGCGGGGTGGCCGCCGACTCCGACCTGATGTCCACCGAGATCTTCGGCCCCGTGGCCGCCCTGATCCCGTTCGACTCCGACGACGAGGCCGTGGCCATGGCCAACGACACCGAGTTCGGCCTGGTCTCCTACGTGATGACCGAGAATCTCGACCGCGCGATGACCATGTCCGAGCGCCTGCAGGCCGGGATGGTGGGCATCAACACCGGGATCGTCTCCAATCCGGCCGCCCCGTTCGGAGGCATCAAGCAGTCCGGCCTGGGCCGCGAGGGCGGGCTGACGGGCATCGAGGAGTTCGTGGAGACCAAGCTCGTGGCGATCCCGGTCCGCTGA
- the ehuC gene encoding ectoine/hydroxyectoine ABC transporter permease subunit EhuC: protein MDAIAEYLPLIRQGFITTVQVTVLGAALALVVAFALGLARLSTHRWVRWPAACTVEFLRGTSLVVQLFWLFFALPFFGVQLTAIFAGVLALGLNEGAYASEVVRGSIASRPKGQTEAAIALNMTPAQRMRRILLPQSIPAMLPPMGNVMVDLLKNSSLVSLVTVADLTFNAGLIRSATGETALIYGIILLLYFVLSLVISVIIALLERRFSPTRERRSLLTALTGRTQGVS from the coding sequence ATGGACGCTATCGCCGAATACCTCCCTCTCATCCGGCAGGGCTTCATCACCACCGTCCAGGTGACGGTCCTCGGCGCGGCGCTCGCGCTGGTCGTGGCCTTCGCCCTGGGCCTGGCGCGCCTGTCCACCCACCGCTGGGTGCGCTGGCCGGCGGCGTGCACCGTGGAGTTCCTCCGCGGCACGTCGCTGGTGGTGCAGCTCTTCTGGCTGTTCTTCGCCCTCCCGTTCTTCGGGGTCCAGCTCACCGCCATCTTCGCCGGTGTCCTCGCGCTGGGCCTCAACGAGGGCGCGTACGCCTCGGAGGTGGTCCGCGGGTCCATCGCGTCCCGGCCGAAGGGCCAGACGGAGGCCGCGATCGCGCTCAACATGACGCCCGCCCAGCGGATGCGCCGCATCCTGCTGCCGCAGTCGATCCCGGCGATGCTGCCGCCCATGGGCAACGTCATGGTGGACCTGCTCAAGAACAGCTCACTGGTCTCCCTGGTGACGGTGGCGGACCTGACCTTCAACGCGGGGCTCATCCGGTCCGCCACCGGTGAGACCGCCCTGATCTACGGGATCATCCTGCTCCTGTACTTCGTCCTGAGTCTGGTCATCTCGGTGATCATCGCGCTCCTGGAGCGGCGGTTCTCACCGACCCGTGAGCGCCGGTCGCTGCTCACCGCCCTCACCGGCCGGACGCAGGGGGTGAGCTGA
- the ehuB gene encoding ectoine/hydroxyectoine ABC transporter substrate-binding protein EhuB, whose translation MNTTISRRQLFRGALALGGVVAVGGSLAACTTTETGGPEAGGGGGLLERARQQGLRIAIGNEPPYTELAPDGTVTGAEPDVVRAVAARMGIDRVEGIVSGYDAMIPGLKANRWDTIAAGLFMKQSRCREVAYASPVIVSTESFGVRPGNPENILTIADVLERPDLRVGVVPGGFEQGILETAGVGAGQIINVTDARGGADALNADRIDAFLLPTLSLRELEGVEVTEPIEDAPSTGSSAAFRTEDQDFLDAYNEELESFKTEPEFAEILEKWGFDPTVVEGVTTEELCAVDG comes from the coding sequence ATGAACACCACCATCTCGCGAAGGCAACTGTTCCGGGGAGCACTGGCACTGGGCGGGGTGGTCGCGGTCGGTGGATCCCTCGCCGCCTGCACCACCACGGAGACCGGCGGCCCCGAGGCCGGCGGAGGCGGCGGCCTCCTCGAGCGGGCCCGACAGCAGGGCCTGCGGATCGCCATCGGCAACGAGCCGCCCTACACCGAGCTCGCTCCGGACGGCACCGTCACCGGCGCGGAGCCGGACGTCGTCAGGGCCGTCGCCGCGCGGATGGGGATCGACAGGGTCGAGGGCATCGTCTCCGGCTACGACGCGATGATCCCGGGGCTCAAGGCCAACAGGTGGGACACCATCGCCGCGGGGTTGTTCATGAAGCAGTCACGCTGCCGCGAGGTCGCCTACGCCTCACCCGTGATCGTCTCCACCGAGTCGTTCGGTGTGCGGCCCGGCAACCCGGAGAACATCCTCACCATCGCCGACGTCCTGGAGCGGCCGGACCTGCGCGTGGGTGTGGTCCCCGGCGGGTTCGAACAGGGCATCCTCGAGACGGCGGGAGTCGGGGCCGGCCAGATCATCAACGTCACCGACGCCCGCGGCGGCGCCGACGCGCTCAACGCGGATCGTATCGACGCCTTCCTCCTGCCCACGCTGTCCCTGCGCGAGCTCGAGGGCGTCGAGGTCACCGAGCCGATCGAGGACGCCCCCAGCACGGGTTCGTCCGCCGCGTTCCGGACCGAGGACCAGGACTTCCTCGACGCCTACAACGAGGAGCTCGAGTCGTTCAAGACCGAGCCCGAGTTTGCCGAGATACTCGAGAAGTGGGGATTCGACCCCACCGTCGTCGAGGGCGTGACGACCGAGGAACTCTGCGCCGTCGACGGCTGA
- a CDS encoding amidase — MTSSLTALELSERFRSGSLSPVDAAEHALEAIERVNGEINAFCHLDREATLASARRSEDRYRRGEPLGPIDGVPTSIKDIFYTRGVPTLRGSRLLADKAGAADPDSWPDDAPVTSAVHEAGCVVIGKTTTPEFAWKGVTDNTLTGITRNPHDTALTPGGSSGGASAAVAAGLGPLALGTDGGGSVRIPAAFCGIVALKPTYGVIPMFPSSPFGTLAHAGPMTRTVADTAAFMDALLRPDPRDWSAVPARATTPGPGGYLAAATEGAGGDRPLEGLRVAYSPDLGFGTNDPEVEREVARAVDVLASLGARVESVDPGVTDPVDAFHVLWFAGLAAVLAPHGPDAIDHVDPSMREALGRYHDHSAADYLDAVAVRMALGARMADFHQSHDILITPTTPIPAFAAGSDVPPGWHSPDWTSWTPYTYPFNMTQQPALSIPCGTTDAGLPVGIQIVGARFDDRLVVRVGAALEAALGRVVPAPRVHAGAAGGAGG; from the coding sequence ATGACTTCTTCCCTGACGGCCCTGGAGCTCTCCGAGCGCTTCCGGAGCGGCTCGCTCTCACCGGTCGACGCCGCGGAGCACGCGCTGGAGGCGATCGAGCGGGTCAACGGCGAGATCAACGCCTTCTGCCACCTCGATCGAGAGGCGACCCTCGCGTCCGCCCGCCGATCGGAGGACCGGTACCGGCGGGGTGAACCCCTCGGCCCGATCGACGGCGTCCCCACCTCGATCAAGGACATCTTCTACACCCGCGGGGTCCCGACACTGCGTGGATCGCGCCTGCTGGCCGACAAGGCCGGGGCCGCCGACCCCGACTCGTGGCCCGACGACGCCCCGGTGACCTCCGCGGTGCACGAGGCCGGCTGCGTGGTGATCGGCAAGACCACGACCCCGGAGTTCGCCTGGAAGGGGGTCACCGACAACACGCTCACCGGCATCACCCGCAACCCGCACGACACGGCGCTCACCCCGGGCGGCTCGAGCGGAGGGGCGTCGGCCGCGGTCGCCGCCGGGCTCGGGCCCCTCGCCCTGGGCACCGACGGTGGCGGCTCGGTCCGGATCCCCGCGGCGTTCTGCGGGATCGTCGCGCTCAAACCCACGTACGGCGTGATCCCCATGTTCCCGTCGAGCCCGTTCGGCACACTCGCCCACGCCGGCCCGATGACGCGCACCGTGGCCGACACCGCCGCGTTCATGGACGCGCTGCTCCGTCCGGATCCCCGGGACTGGTCGGCGGTGCCGGCCCGCGCCACGACCCCCGGCCCGGGCGGGTACCTCGCGGCGGCCACCGAGGGCGCCGGCGGGGATCGTCCGCTCGAGGGTCTGCGTGTCGCGTACAGCCCCGACCTGGGCTTCGGCACCAACGACCCCGAGGTGGAGCGCGAGGTGGCGCGCGCGGTCGACGTCCTGGCGTCGCTGGGCGCGCGCGTCGAGTCGGTGGACCCCGGGGTCACCGATCCCGTCGACGCCTTCCACGTGCTGTGGTTCGCCGGCCTCGCGGCGGTCCTGGCGCCGCACGGCCCTGACGCGATCGACCACGTCGACCCGTCGATGCGTGAGGCGCTGGGCCGGTATCACGACCACTCCGCCGCCGACTACCTCGACGCGGTGGCGGTCCGGATGGCGCTGGGCGCACGGATGGCCGACTTCCACCAGAGTCACGACATCCTGATCACACCCACCACCCCGATCCCCGCGTTCGCCGCCGGATCGGACGTGCCACCGGGCTGGCACAGCCCCGACTGGACCTCGTGGACCCCGTACACCTATCCGTTCAACATGACCCAGCAGCCGGCACTGAGCATTCCCTGTGGGACCACCGACGCGGGGCTGCCGGTGGGGATCCAGATCGTGGGGGCCAGGTTCGACGACCGGCTCGTCGTGCGGGTCGGTGCGGCTCTCGAGGCGGCGCTGGGCCGGGTGGTCCCCGCCCCACGGGTCCACGCGGGCGCCGCCGGAGGTGCCGGGGGATGA
- the ehuD gene encoding ectoine/hydroxyectoine ABC transporter permease subunit EhuD: MIWDNAFAISIIPDLLRGLVTTVQITFAGMAIAAVLGLLVAVFRYLRIPVVSQILGFLVYFIRGTPLLVQAFFVFYVLPEYGVTMSALVTGIIVIGVNYSAYTAEVYRSGIEGIPVGQWEAATALNLPGGRTWTRIVLPQAVRRVVPLLGNYLIQMFKDSAILSAITVYELMSVAKAIGQSEFRYIEPFTIAALLYLVVSVPCTLVLRRLETRYGTVH, from the coding sequence ATGATCTGGGACAACGCCTTCGCGATCAGCATCATCCCGGACCTGCTCCGGGGGCTGGTCACCACGGTGCAGATCACCTTCGCCGGCATGGCCATCGCGGCTGTCCTCGGGTTGCTCGTGGCCGTGTTCAGATACCTGCGGATCCCGGTGGTCTCGCAGATCCTGGGATTTCTCGTGTACTTCATCCGTGGGACTCCGTTGCTCGTCCAGGCGTTCTTCGTGTTCTACGTCCTGCCGGAGTACGGCGTCACCATGAGCGCGCTGGTCACCGGCATCATCGTGATCGGCGTCAACTACAGCGCCTATACGGCCGAGGTCTACCGGTCCGGTATCGAGGGGATCCCGGTGGGTCAGTGGGAGGCCGCCACGGCCCTCAATCTGCCGGGCGGACGCACCTGGACACGGATCGTCCTGCCCCAGGCGGTGCGACGGGTGGTCCCCCTGTTGGGCAACTACCTCATCCAGATGTTCAAGGACTCGGCCATCCTGTCCGCCATCACCGTCTACGAACTCATGTCCGTGGCCAAGGCGATCGGGCAGTCGGAGTTCCGCTACATCGAACCCTTCACCATCGCGGCGCTGCTCTACCTCGTCGTGAGCGTCCCGTGCACACTCGTCCTACGTCGATTGGAGACCCGCTATGGCACCGTCCACTGA
- the otsB gene encoding trehalose-phosphatase, whose protein sequence is MTPADDSTPDGTSAHPTGTPPAVDLPPELAEALRRAAETPTLVIACDYDGTLAPFVDDPTLAVPAPGAIDAIERLAGLPRTTVALLSGRNRAALAQVSGAVAPVALVGSHGSEWEGGFDTPLDDDELARLARVGSELEEIVSRTPGAHVEPKPTAAVLHVRPVEDPALRQKAMAEAMAGPAALDGVFVTEGKNVVEIAVREASKGAAIEKLVEQTGAEIAIFIGDDVTDERGFARLRDGDVGIKVGDGQTLAAYRVADIPAVVGLLSQLAELRA, encoded by the coding sequence ATGACCCCAGCTGACGACAGCACCCCCGACGGCACGTCCGCCCACCCCACCGGAACCCCTCCCGCCGTCGACCTCCCCCCCGAGCTCGCCGAGGCCCTGCGCAGAGCTGCGGAGACGCCCACCCTCGTGATCGCGTGCGACTACGACGGCACCCTGGCGCCGTTCGTCGACGACCCGACTCTCGCCGTCCCGGCGCCCGGCGCCATCGACGCCATCGAACGCCTCGCCGGGCTCCCGCGGACCACCGTCGCCCTGCTGTCCGGCCGCAACCGCGCCGCACTGGCCCAGGTGAGCGGCGCCGTCGCTCCGGTGGCCCTGGTGGGCAGCCACGGGTCGGAGTGGGAGGGCGGGTTCGACACGCCCCTGGACGACGACGAGCTCGCGCGGCTCGCCCGTGTGGGTTCCGAGCTCGAGGAGATCGTCTCGCGCACCCCCGGGGCGCACGTCGAACCCAAGCCCACGGCCGCCGTCCTGCACGTCCGCCCGGTCGAGGACCCGGCCCTGCGTCAGAAGGCGATGGCCGAGGCCATGGCCGGACCCGCTGCCCTCGACGGCGTCTTCGTGACCGAGGGCAAGAACGTCGTGGAGATCGCGGTCCGCGAGGCCAGCAAGGGCGCGGCGATCGAGAAGCTGGTCGAGCAGACCGGGGCGGAGATCGCGATCTTCATCGGCGACGACGTGACCGACGAGCGCGGTTTCGCGCGCCTCCGGGACGGGGATGTCGGCATCAAGGTCGGAGACGGCCAGACGCTCGCGGCCTACCGCGTGGCCGACATCCCGGCGGTGGTCGGGTTGCTCTCCCAGCTCGCCGAACTGCGGGCCTGA
- a CDS encoding helix-turn-helix transcriptional regulator, with protein MVNDYTVVIAGVHALLAPYPDRVEVVVNGPGSRDGVPVDVLLFDTFASPVNWRARCSSMVLDPTIGAVAVYSFVTDPRAVEEAFASGVTGYLSKSLSGEDLVGAVERVAAGEQVRLLGHDGEYASAGLWPTGEAGLSPRESEMLALIAQGRSNEEIASACYLSINTVKTYIRDAYRKIGVTTRPQAVAWAMRSGLAVTR; from the coding sequence GTGGTAAACGACTACACGGTGGTCATCGCCGGCGTGCACGCGCTGCTCGCCCCCTACCCCGACCGGGTCGAGGTGGTGGTCAACGGGCCCGGTTCCCGCGACGGTGTACCCGTGGACGTCCTGCTGTTCGACACCTTCGCCTCCCCGGTGAACTGGCGGGCCCGGTGCTCGTCCATGGTCCTCGATCCGACGATCGGCGCCGTGGCCGTGTACTCGTTCGTCACCGACCCGCGGGCCGTCGAGGAGGCCTTCGCCTCGGGGGTCACGGGGTATCTGTCCAAGTCACTGTCCGGTGAGGATCTGGTCGGGGCCGTCGAACGTGTCGCGGCGGGCGAGCAGGTCCGGCTACTCGGCCACGACGGCGAGTACGCCTCCGCCGGATTGTGGCCGACCGGCGAGGCGGGTCTGAGCCCCCGCGAATCGGAGATGCTCGCGCTGATCGCCCAGGGCAGGTCCAACGAGGAGATCGCCTCTGCGTGCTACCTGTCGATCAACACGGTCAAGACCTACATCCGGGACGCGTACCGCAAGATCGGCGTGACGACCAGACCGCAGGCGGTGGCCTGGGCGATGCGGAGCGGGCTCGCGGTCACCCGCTGA